A genomic region of Methanobacterium sp. contains the following coding sequences:
- the albA gene encoding DNA-binding protein Alba — protein sequence MSEENVVYIGNKPVMNYVLAVVTQMNGGTKEVILKARGRAISRAVDVAEIVRNRFVSDVELGSIDICTEEILGNEGTATNVSAIEIQLCK from the coding sequence ATGTCAGAGGAAAATGTTGTATACATTGGAAATAAACCCGTAATGAACTATGTATTAGCTGTCGTAACCCAGATGAACGGCGGAACCAAAGAAGTAATTTTAAAGGCACGTGGAAGGGCCATTAGTAGAGCTGTTGATGTTGCTGAAATAGTTAGAAACAGGTTTGTATCAGATGTAGAACTTGGATCTATAGATATATGCACAGAAGAAATTTTAGGCAATGAAGGCACAGCTACAAACGTTTCAGCCATTGAAATTCAGCTTTGTAAATAA
- the lysS gene encoding lysine--tRNA ligase: MKHWIENIADSLNRDVEKHVIASGTSISGSIHIGNSCDVFIANAITKALKNTGTPAEVIWIADDYDPLRKVPYPLPESYEKYLGMPYAHIPCPEDCCTNFVEHFEKPFLDTLDDFGISLKIYSGEKMYKEGIYNDYVRISLEKAPEIREIFNQYRENPLADDWLPYNPICKECGRINTTFAYGYDGDMVHYRCECGHEGSMDIKSGRGKLTWRVEWAARWKILKITCEPFGKDHAASGGSYDVSSIISKEIFDYPAPYPVPYEWITLKGDAMSKSKGVFFTPGQWLEIGAPETLNYFIFRSKPLKHKDFNPQMPFLDFIDQYDRIERIYYGAEEPASPKEEEKLRKIYEISQIELKDRMPFQPSYRFMTVAYQIADGNINTVFKILKKNSKLPDYMEKLEFEELSKEDLARLEMRMNHIKNWLDKYAPQFVKFHVAKKIPELHLDEDQTQFLLKLADILEKKDYTAEELHDEMYTLLREFDMKPQKAFQAIYKTIIGKKHGPRAASFVLSLDKDFVIKRFKKEM; this comes from the coding sequence TTGAAACACTGGATTGAAAATATTGCAGACAGTTTAAATAGAGACGTGGAAAAGCATGTAATTGCAAGCGGAACATCCATATCAGGTTCCATACATATTGGAAATTCATGCGACGTGTTTATTGCAAATGCGATCACAAAAGCTTTAAAGAACACTGGCACTCCTGCAGAAGTAATATGGATTGCAGACGACTACGACCCACTTCGTAAGGTCCCTTACCCCCTTCCAGAAAGTTATGAAAAATATTTAGGCATGCCCTATGCCCATATTCCATGTCCTGAAGACTGCTGTACAAATTTTGTGGAACATTTTGAAAAACCATTCCTTGACACTTTGGATGATTTTGGAATCTCCCTTAAGATTTATTCAGGAGAGAAAATGTACAAAGAAGGCATTTATAACGATTATGTAAGAATATCCCTCGAAAAAGCACCTGAAATTCGAGAAATATTCAATCAATACCGTGAAAATCCCTTAGCAGATGATTGGCTTCCCTATAATCCAATCTGCAAGGAATGTGGAAGAATTAATACAACTTTTGCCTATGGCTATGATGGTGATATGGTTCATTACAGATGTGAATGTGGACATGAAGGGTCAATGGATATCAAATCTGGTAGGGGAAAGCTTACATGGCGTGTTGAATGGGCTGCACGGTGGAAAATACTCAAAATCACCTGCGAACCATTTGGAAAAGACCATGCAGCAAGCGGAGGTTCATACGATGTGAGCAGTATCATATCAAAGGAAATATTTGACTATCCTGCCCCTTATCCCGTGCCTTACGAATGGATTACACTGAAAGGCGATGCAATGTCAAAATCCAAAGGAGTATTTTTCACCCCAGGCCAGTGGCTTGAAATTGGAGCACCTGAAACACTTAATTACTTTATATTTCGAAGCAAACCCCTAAAACACAAGGATTTCAATCCTCAAATGCCATTTTTGGACTTTATTGACCAGTACGACCGAATTGAGAGAATATACTATGGTGCAGAAGAGCCGGCATCCCCAAAGGAAGAAGAAAAGCTTAGAAAGATTTATGAAATCTCACAGATTGAATTAAAAGACAGGATGCCTTTCCAGCCATCCTACAGGTTTATGACTGTGGCTTACCAGATTGCTGATGGAAACATTAACACCGTCTTTAAAATATTAAAGAAGAATTCTAAGCTTCCAGATTACATGGAAAAATTGGAATTTGAAGAACTAAGTAAAGAAGACCTTGCCAGGCTTGAAATGAGGATGAATCACATTAAAAACTGGCTTGATAAATACGCCCCCCAATTTGTGAAGTTCCATGTTGCAAAAAAGATCCCTGAATTACATTTAGATGAAGATCAGACTCAGTTTTTACTTAAACTTGCAGACATTCTTGAAAAAAAGGATTACACTGCAGAGGAGCTTCATGATGAAATGTACACTCTTCTAAGAGAATTTGATATGAAACCTCAAAAAGCATTTCAGGCGATTTATAAGACAATTATCGGAAAAAAGCATGGTCCAAGAGCAGCATCATTTGTTTTATCCCTTGATAAGGATTTTGTAATTAAAAGATTTAAAAAAGAGATGTGA
- a CDS encoding metallophosphoesterase — protein sequence MEKKIIQISDLHFGEYRFSEELKNKLKLHIEYENPDLIVIAGDITSMGYIEEYNCAKDFITELKSVTETYVIPGNHDACNAGLIHFRRLIGDRKFVDIDKNNDILIIGVDSSEPDIHDGKIGFDQLEWLNDELNKIPQDMFRIVTFHHHLLPIPQTGRERNILLDAGDTLKLLTGHGVNLVLNGHKHVSNAWKVEDMVISNSGTATTRRLYGNNHPSYNKLVINDSELLAYRIKTENGHERLLAQYSLDKMINNNAGTPLTYLY from the coding sequence ATGGAAAAAAAGATAATTCAAATATCTGATCTGCATTTTGGGGAATATAGATTCAGTGAAGAGTTAAAAAATAAATTAAAATTACATATAGAATATGAAAACCCTGATTTAATAGTTATAGCAGGAGATATAACTTCAATGGGTTATATTGAAGAATATAATTGTGCAAAGGATTTTATAACAGAATTAAAATCTGTAACAGAAACCTATGTTATCCCTGGAAATCATGATGCCTGTAATGCTGGATTAATCCATTTTAGAAGGCTGATTGGCGATCGAAAATTTGTTGATATAGATAAGAACAACGATATTCTCATTATTGGTGTTGATTCTTCAGAACCAGACATACACGATGGAAAAATAGGATTCGATCAGCTGGAATGGTTAAATGATGAATTAAATAAGATACCGCAGGATATGTTTAGAATTGTGACTTTTCACCACCATTTACTTCCAATACCTCAAACAGGACGTGAAAGAAACATTTTACTTGATGCTGGAGATACATTAAAGTTACTTACAGGCCATGGAGTAAATCTGGTCTTAAACGGCCATAAACATGTTTCTAATGCATGGAAAGTTGAAGATATGGTGATTTCAAATTCAGGTACTGCAACCACCAGAAGATTATATGGTAATAATCATCCATCTTATAATAAACTCGTAATAAATGATAGCGAACTTTTAGCATACAGAATAAAGACTGAAAATGGACATGAAAGATTGTTAGCACAGTATTCGCTGGATAAAATGATAAATAATAATGCAGGCACTCCGCTAACATATTTATATTGA
- a CDS encoding PHP domain-containing protein: MIIDPHVHSRYSNDSRMTPKEIVKRSRKIGLDAVAIADHNSIKGSIEGIKEAKGLEDFLIIPAMEISTLKGHIVALGIQEEIPSRISPEETIDRIREQGGIAVIPHPFVRYREGLCDYVKTLDVDAIETLNSRYILGYSNWKAKKLAEKRGIPQIGASDAHFPGAIGSCVTELEADFSVCSIIRGILSGKTCVFGDRTPLPLILKEVLNKKIKRI; the protein is encoded by the coding sequence ATGATTATAGATCCTCATGTTCACAGCAGATATTCTAATGATTCCAGAATGACTCCAAAGGAGATTGTTAAAAGATCAAGAAAGATAGGTCTTGATGCAGTTGCAATAGCAGATCATAATTCAATTAAAGGTTCAATAGAAGGTATTAAAGAAGCTAAGGGACTGGAAGATTTTCTTATTATTCCTGCAATGGAAATAAGTACTTTAAAAGGCCACATTGTTGCACTGGGGATTCAAGAAGAAATTCCATCCAGAATATCTCCAGAAGAAACAATTGACAGGATAAGAGAACAGGGAGGAATAGCTGTTATTCCACATCCTTTTGTGCGTTACAGAGAAGGACTATGCGATTACGTTAAAACACTGGATGTAGATGCCATAGAAACATTAAATTCACGATATATCCTGGGTTATTCTAACTGGAAAGCCAAAAAGCTTGCAGAAAAAAGAGGGATACCTCAAATTGGAGCAAGTGATGCACATTTTCCCGGAGCTATAGGAAGCTGTGTAACTGAATTAGAAGCTGATTTTTCTGTTTGTAGCATAATTCGGGGTATTTTATCAGGTAAAACCTGTGTATTTGGCGATAGAACACCCCTACCTTTAATATTAAAGGAAGTTCTGAATAAAAAGATTAAAAGAATTTAA
- a CDS encoding universal stress protein produces MSEKILLATDNSKQAEKAGEQAISMVGLNGADIIVLYVIDASYLDALPQQDLRKQLYEQLKKEGKGAVEKFKKKIEEAQCVGECKNVNLRTMIREGKPADIILKIAEEESVDQIVIGKSGKHGIEQFLLGSTADRVVRKSKVPVNVVS; encoded by the coding sequence ATGAGCGAAAAAATATTGTTAGCCACAGATAATTCTAAACAGGCAGAAAAAGCAGGAGAACAAGCTATTTCGATGGTAGGTTTAAATGGTGCCGATATCATTGTTTTATATGTGATTGATGCCTCTTATTTAGATGCATTACCACAGCAGGATCTAAGAAAACAATTATATGAACAATTAAAAAAAGAAGGAAAAGGAGCAGTCGAAAAATTTAAAAAAAAGATAGAAGAAGCACAATGTGTAGGCGAGTGTAAAAATGTCAATCTTAGAACCATGATTAGAGAAGGTAAACCTGCAGATATCATACTTAAAATTGCTGAAGAAGAAAGCGTAGATCAGATAGTGATTGGAAAATCTGGTAAACATGGAATAGAACAATTCCTGCTTGGAAGTACAGCTGATCGAGTGGTGAGGAAATCAAAAGTCCCTGTTAATGTGGTTTCTTAA
- a CDS encoding UGSC family (seleno)protein, whose product MRVKVIEKEVMDPLAEAIAQKIEISPIPEKISKITYFDNTKPNADVILNTVREKLNIDHIEAIKPAGAPATEEQIRIAKKGDVVILALGDCGSCTTWVILDAIRLEKEGKPALCICTHEFTEYAHSLAKAQGAEDLRIVEIQHPIAGLKEDEVTEKTLKIIPEIKKLLNIT is encoded by the coding sequence ATGAGAGTTAAGGTCATTGAAAAAGAAGTAATGGATCCGCTGGCTGAGGCCATTGCTCAAAAGATAGAAATATCGCCCATCCCTGAAAAAATCAGTAAAATAACATATTTTGACAATACAAAGCCCAATGCTGATGTAATATTGAATACCGTCAGGGAAAAATTAAATATAGATCATATTGAAGCCATAAAACCTGCAGGCGCCCCAGCAACTGAAGAACAGATACGAATAGCTAAAAAAGGAGATGTTGTAATTTTAGCTCTTGGAGACTGCGGTTCATGCACCACATGGGTCATTTTAGATGCTATACGGCTTGAAAAAGAAGGAAAACCTGCACTTTGTATTTGTACGCACGAATTCACCGAATATGCGCATTCACTTGCAAAAGCCCAGGGAGCAGAAGATTTAAGGATAGTTGAAATTCAACACCCCATTGCAGGACTTAAAGAAGATGAGGTAACAGAAAAAACATTGAAAATTATCCCTGAAATTAAAAAACTGCTGAATATAACTTAA
- a CDS encoding site-specific DNA-methyltransferase, with amino-acid sequence MENELKTNHKIVFGNSKNMKEILPESVNFVVTSPPYPMIEMWDGQFSYINPEIKEALQNEEGVKAYNLMNEELNKTWIEIDRVLSPGGIVCINIGDATRKIGDSFQLYPNHSRITHYFEKMNYQVLPPIIWRKETNKPTKFMGSGMLPPNAYITLEHEYILIFRKGSNRSFKLKEKQLRRESAYFWEERNIWFSDLWSDLKGISQKLNHENLRERSAAFPFELAYRLINMFSVQGDTILDPFVGTGTTTLAAMCAARNSVGYELESKFKKVIEYRVFDFLKFSRKVINERLENHVQFVEKRKKERGELKHESLRYGFKVMTGQEKNIFFPTIEKIETVGEDEFEVLYDERANLFKIKKDKAINVQIKLI; translated from the coding sequence GTGGAAAATGAATTGAAAACAAATCACAAAATTGTTTTTGGAAATTCAAAAAACATGAAAGAAATCCTTCCTGAGAGTGTGAATTTTGTAGTTACATCTCCCCCTTATCCAATGATTGAAATGTGGGATGGACAATTCTCTTACATTAATCCTGAGATTAAAGAGGCACTGCAAAATGAAGAAGGAGTTAAAGCATACAATCTGATGAATGAAGAGTTAAATAAAACCTGGATTGAAATAGACAGAGTATTATCTCCGGGTGGAATTGTTTGTATCAATATAGGAGATGCAACAAGAAAAATAGGAGATTCGTTTCAACTCTATCCAAATCATTCTCGTATAACTCATTATTTTGAAAAAATGAACTATCAAGTCTTACCTCCAATTATATGGAGAAAAGAAACAAACAAGCCTACTAAATTCATGGGCTCAGGAATGCTACCTCCCAATGCATACATTACATTAGAACATGAATACATATTAATTTTCCGTAAAGGAAGCAACAGGTCTTTTAAATTGAAAGAAAAGCAACTTAGAAGAGAAAGTGCATACTTCTGGGAAGAGAGAAATATCTGGTTTTCAGATTTATGGAGTGATTTAAAGGGAATTTCACAAAAATTAAATCATGAAAATTTGAGAGAGAGATCTGCAGCATTTCCATTTGAGTTAGCATATAGATTGATTAATATGTTTTCTGTTCAGGGTGACACCATTTTAGATCCATTTGTTGGCACAGGAACAACCACGTTGGCTGCAATGTGTGCTGCAAGAAATTCGGTAGGATATGAGTTAGAATCAAAATTCAAAAAAGTAATTGAATATAGGGTTTTTGATTTTTTAAAATTTTCAAGAAAAGTTATCAATGAGAGATTAGAAAATCATGTTCAATTTGTTGAAAAGAGAAAAAAAGAAAGGGGAGAATTGAAGCACGAATCACTAAGATACGGATTCAAAGTTATGACTGGTCAGGAAAAAAACATTTTCTTCCCGACAATAGAAAAAATTGAAACTGTTGGTGAAGATGAATTTGAAGTATTGTATGATGAAAGGGCAAATTTATTTAAAATTAAAAAAGATAAAGCAATTAATGTGCAAATAAAACTAATATGA
- a CDS encoding response regulator → MSAKIMVVEDERITAEDIKDCLMSLGYRVPAVLYSGEDAVKKAGELQPDLILMDIMLEGEIDGIEAAEEIKKHYDIPVIYLTAYSDENTFKRAKKTEPSGYVLKEPSGFIHKPFEESELHSIIEITLYRHKMEKTHDQWISALLESINQALIVTDADGKIKFMNNMAEDITGWMQEDAVDNKLEEVFRIHNGESNALKKLKISSSISSEEFTILAKNGTVLTVRADLNHIKDKEGKVNAMALEFHNNFE, encoded by the coding sequence ATGAGTGCAAAAATCATGGTTGTAGAAGATGAGAGAATTACAGCTGAAGACATAAAAGACTGCCTTATGAGCTTAGGTTACAGGGTACCTGCTGTTCTATATTCTGGTGAAGATGCAGTAAAAAAAGCAGGGGAGCTTCAACCAGATCTTATTTTGATGGATATCATGCTTGAAGGTGAAATAGATGGTATAGAAGCTGCAGAAGAGATTAAGAAGCACTATGATATACCTGTAATTTATTTAACTGCCTATTCAGATGAAAACACCTTTAAAAGAGCTAAAAAAACTGAACCTTCTGGATATGTCCTTAAAGAACCATCAGGATTTATTCACAAGCCTTTTGAAGAAAGTGAGCTGCATAGTATTATTGAAATAACTCTTTACCGGCATAAAATGGAAAAAACACATGACCAATGGATTTCCGCACTTCTTGAAAGTATTAACCAGGCCCTTATTGTTACAGATGCTGATGGTAAGATCAAATTCATGAATAACATGGCTGAAGATATCACTGGCTGGATGCAGGAAGATGCAGTTGATAATAAGTTAGAAGAGGTATTTAGAATTCATAATGGAGAATCCAATGCTTTAAAGAAGCTAAAAATTAGTTCATCTATATCTTCAGAAGAATTTACAATATTAGCCAAAAATGGAACTGTTTTGACTGTAAGAGCAGATTTAAATCACATTAAAGATAAAGAGGGTAAAGTAAATGCCATGGCCCTTGAATTTCATAACAATTTTGAGTAG
- a CDS encoding 2-isopropylmalate synthase codes for MYIEKVKKEMNLPETVRIFDTTLRDGEQTPGVAITVDEKIRIAKRLDDLGVNVIEAGFPASSSGEKEAAREILKMGFNAQICGLARPLKGDLDAAIDCDVDYIHTFIGTSPLHREFKLKMSKEEILSKSVDAVEYIKDHDITAEFSAEDATRTEFDYLKEIYRAVEDAGVDYINVPDTVGVMVPTSMKWLIRELKKELNVPVSVHCHDDFGLAVANSLSSVEAGASQVHVTVNGLGERAGNASLEEVVMALIIEYGIKMDIKTENLVNISEFVSRITGVKMPPNKAIVGENAFAHEAGIHVHGVLAKAETYEAITPEIVGHTRRIVLGKHTGAKAIKSKLDEYGIELDNEQFKKVFDQVKALGDKGKCVTDADLRAIAESVLGRAKEEIVKLEGFSVMTGNSVMPTATVKLRIDGKTKTVAKTGVGPVDAAINAIQSVVGETADIELQEYNIEAITGGTDALAEVFVIMGDKDGNKATGRSTTEDIVMASVEAVLDAINKILILR; via the coding sequence ATGTATATAGAAAAAGTTAAAAAAGAGATGAATCTACCGGAAACGGTAAGAATATTTGACACGACGCTAAGAGACGGTGAACAGACACCTGGTGTTGCAATAACAGTAGATGAAAAGATAAGAATTGCAAAAAGGCTTGATGATCTTGGTGTTAATGTGATAGAGGCGGGATTTCCTGCTTCTTCAAGCGGTGAAAAAGAGGCAGCTCGTGAAATTCTAAAAATGGGTTTTAATGCCCAGATCTGTGGTCTGGCAAGACCTTTAAAAGGAGATCTGGACGCTGCAATTGACTGTGATGTTGATTATATACACACTTTTATTGGTACTTCGCCACTTCACAGAGAATTTAAGCTTAAAATGAGCAAAGAAGAAATTTTAAGCAAATCAGTAGATGCAGTTGAATATATAAAGGACCATGATATCACCGCTGAATTTTCAGCAGAAGACGCCACAAGAACAGAATTTGATTATCTAAAAGAAATTTACAGGGCAGTTGAGGATGCAGGAGTAGATTATATAAATGTTCCCGATACAGTTGGTGTCATGGTCCCAACTTCCATGAAATGGCTTATAAGAGAGCTTAAAAAAGAATTAAATGTTCCAGTAAGTGTGCACTGCCATGATGATTTTGGACTTGCAGTGGCCAATTCCCTATCTTCAGTAGAGGCTGGTGCCAGCCAGGTTCATGTAACTGTAAATGGACTGGGCGAACGTGCAGGAAATGCGTCACTGGAAGAAGTTGTAATGGCTTTAATCATAGAATACGGCATTAAAATGGATATTAAAACTGAAAATCTGGTGAATATTTCAGAATTCGTTTCAAGAATCACTGGAGTAAAAATGCCTCCAAACAAAGCTATAGTTGGAGAAAATGCTTTTGCACATGAGGCAGGGATACATGTCCACGGCGTGCTTGCAAAGGCAGAAACCTACGAAGCAATCACCCCTGAAATAGTGGGTCACACTCGAAGAATCGTTTTAGGAAAACATACGGGCGCAAAGGCTATTAAATCAAAGCTTGATGAGTATGGGATAGAATTAGACAATGAACAGTTTAAAAAGGTATTTGATCAGGTTAAAGCCCTTGGAGATAAAGGAAAATGTGTTACCGACGCTGATTTAAGAGCTATAGCTGAAAGTGTCCTTGGAAGGGCCAAAGAAGAAATTGTAAAACTGGAAGGTTTTTCGGTCATGACCGGAAACAGTGTCATGCCCACAGCAACTGTAAAGCTTAGAATTGATGGCAAAACCAAAACTGTGGCTAAAACAGGTGTAGGGCCTGTGGATGCTGCTATAAATGCTATTCAAAGTGTTGTGGGTGAAACAGCAGATATTGAACTTCAAGAGTATAATATAGAGGCGATAACAGGCGGAACCGACGCTCTTGCCGAAGTATTTGTTATAATGGGAGATAAAGATGGAAATAAAGCGACTGGGCGGTCTACAACAGAGGATATTGTTATGGCAAGTGTAGAAGCAGTTTTAGATGCAATAAACAAGATACTTATCTTGAGATAG
- a CDS encoding DUF1786 family protein — protein sequence MKILAIDVGSGTQDIMLYNTDESIENSPKLVMPSPTKIIADRISKFEGDLFIKGETMGGGPINKAVKDHLDQGNKVFMTENAARTIRDDLNFVRSLGIEIVSPWKIEKYKNLTEIELKDVDLDAIGGSLSKFDVDPHFDFLGVAVQDHGFMEGMGDRNFRFMKIREKLDVPKRPEEFAYFGSAPDYFTRINAVFRAFKEYNTAVMDSKFASICGATCDRDVKGLKKFIAMDIGNGHSLAAAFDNGKIVGVFEHHTRKMTPDKIEMFVGKLADGSITHEEVHEDHGHGAWSLKPIDDFEAIVATGPRRKVLEKTDFNVHYAAPAGDVMMTGPVGLIKAIKSNIRGFK from the coding sequence ATGAAGATTTTAGCTATTGATGTAGGTTCTGGTACCCAGGATATCATGCTTTATAATACAGACGAGTCCATTGAAAATTCTCCAAAGCTGGTGATGCCCTCCCCCACAAAGATAATTGCAGACAGAATAAGTAAATTTGAGGGAGATTTATTTATAAAAGGGGAAACTATGGGTGGAGGTCCCATAAATAAAGCAGTAAAAGATCATTTGGACCAGGGAAACAAAGTCTTCATGACTGAAAATGCTGCAAGAACAATAAGGGATGATCTAAATTTTGTAAGGTCTTTAGGAATTGAAATAGTGTCTCCCTGGAAAATAGAAAAATATAAAAATTTAACTGAAATTGAGCTTAAAGATGTGGATCTGGATGCAATAGGTGGATCTTTATCTAAATTTGATGTTGATCCTCATTTCGACTTTTTAGGGGTAGCAGTCCAGGATCATGGGTTTATGGAAGGTATGGGAGATAGAAATTTTAGATTCATGAAGATCAGGGAAAAATTAGATGTTCCCAAAAGGCCAGAAGAATTTGCATACTTTGGCAGTGCTCCAGATTATTTTACAAGAATTAATGCTGTATTTAGAGCATTTAAAGAATATAACACTGCAGTAATGGATTCAAAGTTCGCATCTATTTGTGGTGCAACATGTGACAGAGATGTAAAAGGTCTTAAAAAATTTATAGCTATGGACATTGGAAACGGACACTCTCTGGCAGCAGCTTTTGATAATGGAAAAATTGTAGGAGTATTTGAACACCATACCCGCAAAATGACTCCTGATAAGATAGAAATGTTTGTAGGGAAACTTGCAGACGGGTCTATAACTCATGAGGAAGTGCATGAAGATCATGGGCACGGAGCATGGTCTTTAAAGCCGATAGATGATTTTGAGGCCATAGTTGCGACGGGCCCCCGCCGAAAAGTACTGGAGAAAACTGATTTTAATGTGCATTATGCAGCTCCCGCAGGAGACGTGATGATGACAGGTCCAGTAGGACTTATTAAAGCTATTAAGTCAAATATACGGGGTTTTAAATGA
- a CDS encoding DUF63 family protein, translated as MLDSISQFIQDNFFYLHPGYTLFNTIVFGIILGIVVILVIKMFKYIKKDPGDLFIPLIPFILFGSSARALVDNGIYPLTLWLVTPGIYILTGFITIAVLLISVYVEKKTNFDYRYPMFIAGTILCIPNILFINHINWTAFFEVTGIWAVVSSFFWLLRNKWGLLKNKFNLGVLSAQLFDASSTFIAVDFYGYAEQHVLPNALTGLAGTAFVMFPLKIAVILAALYVIDLYIEDNTIKNMLKLAIFILGLAPGLRNFLSLSMGA; from the coding sequence ATGTTAGATTCAATTTCACAATTCATTCAGGACAATTTTTTTTACCTTCACCCCGGCTACACATTGTTTAATACAATTGTTTTTGGAATTATACTGGGAATTGTGGTAATATTAGTTATAAAAATGTTTAAATACATCAAAAAGGATCCAGGAGATCTTTTTATTCCACTGATTCCCTTTATATTGTTTGGATCAAGTGCCAGGGCCCTTGTAGATAATGGCATATATCCCCTCACTCTGTGGCTTGTTACTCCTGGAATTTACATATTAACAGGATTTATAACAATTGCAGTACTTCTAATATCTGTTTATGTTGAAAAGAAGACAAATTTTGATTACAGATATCCAATGTTTATTGCAGGCACTATTTTATGTATTCCCAATATTTTATTCATAAATCACATAAATTGGACTGCATTTTTTGAAGTTACTGGCATATGGGCAGTTGTATCCTCATTTTTTTGGCTTTTAAGGAATAAATGGGGTCTTTTAAAGAATAAATTCAATTTGGGTGTTCTTTCAGCTCAGTTATTTGATGCATCATCAACATTTATTGCAGTGGACTTTTATGGCTACGCTGAACAGCACGTTCTTCCAAATGCGCTTACAGGCCTTGCAGGAACTGCATTTGTAATGTTTCCATTAAAAATAGCTGTAATTTTAGCTGCACTTTACGTGATAGACCTATATATTGAGGATAATACCATTAAAAACATGCTAAAACTTGCAATATTTATTTTAGGTCTTGCTCCGGGCTTAAGAAATTTTTTAAGTCTCAGTATGGGTGCATAG